The following are encoded in a window of Algiphilus aromaticivorans DG1253 genomic DNA:
- the fadA gene encoding acetyl-CoA C-acyltransferase FadA: MTDVVIVDAVRSPMGRSKGGVFRNVRAENLSADLIKALLTRNEALDPEEIEDVIWGCVQQTKEQGFNIARQAALLAGLPFGVSGQTVNRLCGSSMTALHAATNAIKGGMGEVYMIGGVEHMGHVPMDYNFDGNPELSLRVSKASAAMGMTAEMLTQTHQVGRAEQDEFALNSHKKAQKAYTDGAFREEMMPIHGHDADGMAIKVDFDEVVRADANIDDLGKLRPVFNPKGSVTAGNSSAISDGACALLVMSADRAKVLGLKPLAKVRAMASSGCNPSIMGIGPVPASKKALLRAGLSLEDIDYFELNEAFAAQSLAVIKELKLTERMDRINIKGGAIALGHPLGCSGGRISGALARILNEKDAQFGLATMCIGMGQGVATVLERAQ, translated from the coding sequence ATGACCGACGTAGTGATCGTGGACGCGGTACGCAGCCCGATGGGGCGCTCCAAGGGCGGCGTGTTCCGCAATGTGCGGGCGGAGAACCTCTCCGCAGATCTGATCAAGGCCCTGCTCACGCGCAACGAGGCCCTCGACCCCGAAGAGATCGAGGACGTCATCTGGGGCTGCGTGCAGCAGACCAAGGAGCAGGGCTTCAACATCGCGCGCCAGGCGGCGCTGCTGGCCGGGCTGCCCTTCGGCGTGTCGGGCCAGACCGTGAACCGGCTGTGCGGCTCATCGATGACCGCGCTTCACGCTGCCACCAACGCCATCAAGGGTGGCATGGGCGAGGTCTACATGATCGGCGGCGTTGAGCACATGGGCCACGTGCCGATGGACTACAACTTCGACGGCAACCCGGAGTTGTCGCTGCGCGTCTCCAAGGCCTCGGCCGCCATGGGCATGACCGCCGAGATGCTCACGCAGACGCACCAGGTGGGCCGCGCCGAGCAGGACGAATTCGCGCTGAACTCGCACAAGAAGGCGCAGAAGGCCTATACCGACGGTGCCTTCCGCGAGGAAATGATGCCGATCCATGGGCACGACGCCGACGGTATGGCGATCAAGGTCGACTTCGACGAGGTTGTGCGTGCGGACGCCAATATTGACGACCTCGGCAAGCTGCGCCCGGTCTTCAACCCCAAGGGTTCGGTGACCGCCGGCAACTCCTCGGCGATCTCCGACGGCGCCTGCGCGCTGCTGGTGATGTCGGCCGACCGCGCCAAGGTGCTGGGCCTGAAGCCGCTGGCCAAGGTGCGCGCCATGGCTTCCAGCGGTTGCAATCCCTCCATCATGGGCATCGGCCCGGTGCCGGCCTCGAAGAAGGCGCTGCTGCGTGCCGGCCTGTCGCTTGAGGACATCGACTACTTCGAGCTCAACGAGGCCTTTGCCGCACAGTCGCTGGCCGTGATCAAGGAACTGAAGCTGACCGAGCGCATGGACCGCATCAATATCAAGGGCGGCGCCATCGCCCTCGGCCATCCTCTGGGTTGCTCCGGTGGTCGCATCAGCGGCGCGCTGGCGCGCATCCTCAACGAAAAGGACGCGCAGTTCGGACTGGCCACCATGTGCATCGGCATGGGGCAGGGGGTTGCCACCGTGCTGGAGCGCGCCCAGTAG
- the fadB gene encoding fatty acid oxidation complex subunit alpha FadB, producing the protein MYKGKSLRVERLEGDVAELCFDRENDSVNKFDKQTVDELAEVAKLLGKQTDLKGLLITSGKSVFIVGADITEFGANFERSEEEIANWGLEANKIFSAIEDLPFPSVTAINGIALGGGLEMCLATDYRVMADSAQIGLPETKLGIIPGFGGTVRLPRLIGADNAIEWIAGGAQNDAQTALNVHAVDAVVAPEKLKEAALKLLAAANAGDYDWKARRAQKTGPLMLEGVESMMVFETAKGFVAGKAGKDYPAPMEAINVIQKAATKGRDEALKIEAKGFAKLAKTTVADALIALFLNDQLIKKKAKAAQKASRPVKQAAVLGAGIMGGGIAYQSAAKGTPIIMKDINDAALDLGMKEANKLLSKQVQRGKMTQEKAGKVLGSIRPTLNYGDFGNVDAVVEAVVENPKVKKSVLAEVEASVREDTVIASNTSSISIDALASAVKRPENFLGMHFFNPVHRMPLVEVIRGEKTSEEAISTIVAYATAMGKSAIVVNNCPGFLVNRILFPYFGGFMALVRDGCDFVQADKVMEKFGWPMGPAYLQDVVGMDTSHHVGDVLAEGYPDRMGKEFRSALDVMYENERYGQKNGKGFYRHETDAKGKPKKTPDDAAYKLIAEVQPDGQKDFDEEEIIDRMMLPMIIESARCLEENIVGTPQEADMGLILGVGFPPFRGGALKYADSLGLKTVVEKAEKYAHLGKLYEPTPTMREMAEAGKTYYSK; encoded by the coding sequence ATGTACAAGGGCAAGAGCCTGCGTGTCGAGCGGCTTGAGGGCGATGTCGCCGAGCTGTGCTTCGATCGCGAGAACGACTCCGTCAACAAGTTCGACAAGCAGACCGTCGACGAGCTCGCCGAGGTGGCGAAGCTGCTGGGCAAGCAGACGGATCTCAAGGGGCTGCTGATCACCAGCGGCAAATCTGTCTTCATCGTCGGCGCCGACATCACCGAGTTCGGCGCCAACTTCGAGCGCTCCGAGGAGGAAATCGCGAACTGGGGGCTGGAGGCAAACAAGATCTTCAGTGCCATCGAGGATCTGCCTTTCCCCTCGGTCACCGCCATCAACGGCATCGCCCTGGGCGGCGGCCTCGAGATGTGTCTGGCCACCGACTATCGGGTGATGGCCGACAGTGCCCAGATCGGTCTGCCGGAAACCAAGCTCGGCATCATCCCCGGCTTTGGCGGCACCGTGCGCCTGCCGCGCCTGATCGGCGCCGATAATGCCATCGAGTGGATTGCCGGCGGCGCCCAGAACGACGCGCAGACCGCCCTGAATGTGCACGCCGTCGACGCCGTGGTCGCGCCGGAGAAGCTGAAGGAGGCGGCGCTCAAGCTGCTCGCCGCTGCCAACGCCGGCGATTACGACTGGAAGGCGCGTCGAGCGCAGAAGACGGGGCCGCTGATGCTGGAAGGCGTCGAGTCCATGATGGTCTTCGAGACGGCCAAGGGCTTTGTCGCCGGCAAGGCCGGCAAGGACTATCCGGCGCCGATGGAGGCGATCAACGTCATCCAGAAGGCGGCCACCAAGGGCCGCGACGAGGCCTTGAAGATCGAGGCCAAGGGCTTTGCCAAGCTGGCCAAGACGACGGTCGCCGACGCGCTCATCGCGCTTTTCCTCAACGACCAGCTCATCAAGAAGAAGGCCAAGGCCGCACAGAAGGCGTCGCGCCCCGTCAAGCAGGCAGCCGTACTGGGTGCCGGCATCATGGGCGGCGGTATCGCCTACCAGAGTGCCGCCAAGGGCACGCCCATCATCATGAAGGACATCAATGATGCGGCGCTGGACTTGGGCATGAAGGAGGCTAACAAGCTGCTCTCCAAGCAGGTGCAGCGCGGCAAGATGACGCAGGAAAAGGCCGGCAAGGTGCTGGGTAGCATCCGGCCTACGCTGAATTACGGCGACTTCGGCAACGTCGATGCGGTCGTCGAGGCCGTGGTCGAGAACCCCAAGGTGAAGAAGTCCGTGCTGGCCGAGGTCGAGGCCTCGGTGCGCGAAGACACGGTCATCGCCTCCAATACTTCCTCGATTTCCATCGACGCGCTGGCCAGTGCGGTGAAGCGCCCCGAGAACTTCCTCGGCATGCACTTCTTCAACCCGGTCCATCGCATGCCGCTGGTCGAGGTGATTCGCGGCGAGAAGACCTCCGAGGAAGCGATCTCGACGATCGTTGCCTACGCCACGGCCATGGGCAAGAGCGCCATCGTCGTCAACAACTGCCCGGGCTTCCTGGTCAACCGCATCCTCTTCCCGTACTTCGGCGGCTTCATGGCGCTGGTGCGCGACGGCTGCGATTTCGTCCAGGCCGACAAGGTGATGGAGAAGTTTGGCTGGCCGATGGGGCCGGCCTATCTGCAGGACGTGGTGGGCATGGACACCAGCCACCACGTCGGCGACGTGCTGGCCGAAGGCTATCCCGACCGCATGGGCAAGGAGTTCCGCAGCGCCCTCGACGTCATGTACGAGAACGAGCGCTATGGCCAGAAGAACGGCAAGGGCTTCTACCGCCACGAGACCGATGCCAAGGGCAAGCCCAAGAAGACGCCGGACGACGCGGCCTACAAGCTGATCGCCGAGGTCCAGCCCGACGGCCAGAAGGACTTTGACGAGGAAGAGATCATCGACCGCATGATGCTGCCGATGATCATCGAGAGCGCACGCTGCCTCGAGGAGAACATCGTCGGCACGCCGCAGGAAGCCGATATGGGCCTGATCCTCGGCGTCGGCTTTCCGCCCTTCCGCGGCGGTGCCCTCAAGTACGCCGACAGTCTCGGTCTCAAGACCGTGGTCGAAAAGGCCGAGAAGTACGCCCACCTGGGCAAGCTCTACGAGCCGACGCCGACCATGCGCGAGATGGCCGAAGCCGGCAAGACCTACTACAGCAAGTAG
- a CDS encoding ArsR family transcriptional regulator, whose translation MQLSIDQSTLLCRLLADASRQRILLLLEAEALSVAEITQITRLSQGRVSTHLSRLRAAGLVTDERVNNVRHFRANLGDPEDPATGLWQTLRARIDDQQAEFDREKAREAVRRRHAGTSWAETVAGRMERHYSPGRSWEANARALLGLVSLGDVLDIGSGDGVVPELLIERTRSMTCADISPTLLRAARSRLQNDPRARFLQCDMNALPLAPASFDQILLMHVLTYTLTPERVIANAARLLRPGGTLLIATLDKHEYGIAEETFDHVNQGMSPATLQGELERNELAVDWCDIACQEGRPPYFKVVVARACKRAGH comes from the coding sequence GTGCAGCTCAGCATCGACCAGAGCACCCTGCTCTGCCGCCTGCTCGCCGATGCCAGCCGCCAGCGCATCCTGCTCCTGCTCGAAGCCGAAGCGCTGTCGGTCGCCGAGATCACGCAGATCACCCGGCTTTCCCAGGGGCGCGTTTCCACGCATCTGTCACGACTGCGCGCGGCCGGCCTCGTTACCGACGAGCGAGTGAACAACGTTCGCCACTTCCGAGCCAACCTCGGCGATCCGGAAGACCCGGCTACCGGCTTGTGGCAGACGCTGCGCGCACGCATAGACGATCAGCAGGCCGAGTTCGACCGCGAGAAGGCACGCGAAGCCGTGCGCCGCCGTCACGCGGGTACGAGCTGGGCGGAGACGGTGGCTGGCCGCATGGAGCGACACTACTCACCAGGGCGGAGTTGGGAAGCCAACGCGCGCGCGCTGCTCGGGCTGGTGTCGCTGGGCGACGTGCTCGACATCGGCAGCGGCGACGGTGTCGTCCCCGAGCTGCTGATCGAGCGCACGCGCTCCATGACCTGCGCCGATATCAGTCCGACGCTTCTGCGCGCGGCGCGCTCACGCCTGCAAAACGATCCGCGGGCGCGCTTCCTGCAGTGCGATATGAATGCGCTGCCGCTGGCGCCAGCCAGCTTCGATCAGATCCTGCTCATGCACGTGCTGACCTATACGCTCACGCCCGAGCGGGTGATCGCCAACGCCGCCCGATTGTTGCGGCCGGGAGGCACGCTGCTCATCGCCACCCTCGACAAGCACGAGTACGGCATTGCCGAGGAAACCTTCGACCACGTCAATCAGGGCATGAGCCCGGCCACCTTGCAAGGCGAGCTGGAGCGCAACGAGCTAGCGGTCGACTGGTGCGACATTGCCTGTCAGGAAGGACGCCCGCCTTACTTCAAGGTCGTGGTCGCGCGCGCCTGCAAGCGCGCGGGGCACTGA
- a CDS encoding metal-dependent hydrolase — protein MKVRNPRFDFSQVPRYWAAGNPLLTHYLNAFHVLIPEGERFFIRCARPYLESLPEGADRQRCRDFMGQEGWHQAAHRAFWQRLAEQGLPVVRFARVYEQLSFGFAEKRLAPALGRRRMLAITAALEHYTAVLSREIFMPGFPGDELDPEMDRLHRWHGAEELEHKAVAFDLHVADGGGYAERAAAFAIASAGVLGWSLIGLAWFSAGDRKFWRALPGGLKGTRRVLNARAARRVGGALLSYLQPGFHPDQLAEPESAFVYLETCVAA, from the coding sequence ATGAAGGTTCGAAACCCACGCTTCGACTTCTCGCAGGTGCCACGCTACTGGGCGGCGGGTAATCCGCTGCTGACGCACTATCTCAACGCCTTCCACGTGCTGATCCCGGAGGGCGAACGCTTCTTCATCCGCTGCGCGCGCCCGTATCTGGAAAGTCTGCCGGAGGGAGCCGACCGCCAGCGCTGTCGCGATTTCATGGGGCAGGAGGGCTGGCATCAGGCCGCGCACCGGGCGTTCTGGCAGCGGCTCGCCGAACAGGGCTTGCCCGTTGTGCGTTTTGCGCGGGTCTACGAGCAGCTATCCTTTGGCTTCGCCGAGAAGCGTTTGGCGCCGGCGCTCGGCAGGCGCCGCATGCTCGCGATCACCGCAGCGCTGGAGCACTACACCGCCGTGCTCAGCCGCGAGATATTCATGCCCGGTTTTCCGGGGGATGAACTCGATCCGGAGATGGATCGCCTGCATCGCTGGCACGGCGCCGAGGAGCTGGAGCACAAGGCGGTTGCCTTCGACTTGCATGTTGCCGACGGCGGCGGTTACGCCGAGCGCGCGGCAGCCTTCGCGATCGCGTCGGCGGGTGTACTCGGCTGGTCGCTGATAGGGCTCGCCTGGTTCAGCGCCGGCGATCGGAAATTCTGGCGCGCGCTGCCGGGCGGGCTGAAGGGAACAAGGCGCGTACTGAATGCGCGTGCGGCACGGCGTGTGGGCGGCGCCCTGCTTTCCTATCTGCAGCCGGGCTTCCACCCGGATCAACTGGCCGAGCCGGAAAGCGCCTTCGTCTACCTGGAGACGTGCGTCGCGGCCTGA
- a CDS encoding sterol desaturase family protein — MSNLTPDASPSPETSTRVITDYRTAIGALARYPSPRLIAGFIAIAIGLRASLGGWQTADALMLLLGVTVWPFLEWFLHKHLLHVKPWEIFGRRVDPDFARRHRAHHREPWRPELIVLPPYVHFTFGPLLLALGWWAAPDPALAMSALVGYGFAALNYEWTHFMVHTRIQPQNRYYQGLFRAHRMHHFRNEKYWYGFTLTSVDRMLGTGPDPDVTPRSEHCRDLGVDG; from the coding sequence ATGAGCAACCTGACGCCTGACGCCAGCCCGAGCCCCGAGACCAGTACGCGGGTGATCACCGACTACCGCACCGCGATTGGCGCCCTGGCGCGTTACCCCAGCCCGCGCCTGATTGCCGGCTTCATCGCCATCGCCATTGGTCTGCGCGCCAGCCTGGGTGGATGGCAGACCGCGGACGCGCTGATGCTGCTGCTCGGCGTAACTGTCTGGCCCTTCCTGGAATGGTTCCTGCACAAGCACCTGTTGCACGTGAAGCCGTGGGAGATCTTCGGCCGTCGTGTCGATCCGGACTTTGCCCGCCGCCACCGAGCGCATCATCGCGAGCCTTGGCGGCCGGAGCTGATCGTGTTGCCGCCCTATGTCCATTTCACCTTCGGGCCGCTGTTGCTGGCGTTGGGCTGGTGGGCGGCGCCCGATCCGGCTCTGGCGATGTCGGCGTTGGTCGGCTACGGCTTTGCGGCACTCAACTATGAGTGGACGCACTTCATGGTGCATACGCGCATCCAGCCGCAGAATCGCTATTACCAGGGCTTGTTCCGTGCGCACCGCATGCACCATTTCCGCAATGAGAAATACTGGTACGGCTTCACGCTGACGAGCGTCGATCGCATGCTCGGAACCGGCCCGGATCCCGACGTCACGCCGCGCTCGGAGCACTGCCGCGACCTCGGTGTCGACGGCTAG
- a CDS encoding TetR/AcrR family transcriptional regulator — MDGETNALPTARHSRGSREELATAALRRYRNGGFTAVSFRQIARDTGISHMQPYRFFRNKADLLAAMRCQCFRELLDVICQADRPEDVPVARLYAITTGAFTHLFARPADYRLMFAMNQPSPREFPELLDARQRVYDHLRSVVQAGVDRGELHGDPDDVLHLAWAVSHGLFTLHVSEQLIHGRALDALIQPALNVMFAPFRDPEDVQSLRDAARRLPDSPIQKEDSDEQPDA; from the coding sequence ATGGACGGGGAAACAAATGCTCTGCCAACGGCCCGTCACAGCCGTGGCAGTCGCGAGGAGCTGGCAACGGCGGCACTCAGGCGCTACCGCAACGGCGGCTTTACGGCGGTGAGCTTCCGGCAGATCGCGCGTGATACCGGCATCAGCCATATGCAGCCCTATCGATTCTTTCGCAACAAGGCGGATCTGCTGGCTGCCATGCGTTGCCAATGCTTTCGCGAATTGCTCGATGTTATCTGCCAAGCAGATCGGCCGGAGGATGTTCCGGTGGCTCGGCTGTATGCCATCACGACCGGCGCCTTCACGCATCTTTTCGCGCGGCCCGCCGACTACCGCCTGATGTTCGCGATGAACCAGCCGTCGCCGCGCGAATTCCCCGAACTTCTGGACGCACGGCAGCGGGTTTACGACCACTTGCGATCGGTGGTGCAGGCCGGTGTGGATCGCGGCGAGCTGCACGGCGATCCGGACGATGTGCTGCATCTCGCCTGGGCCGTATCGCATGGCCTATTCACGCTGCATGTCAGCGAGCAGCTCATTCACGGACGCGCACTCGACGCGCTGATCCAGCCGGCGCTCAACGTCATGTTCGCGCCGTTCCGGGATCCGGAGGACGTACAGAGCTTGCGCGATGCCGCGCGCCGGCTTCCGGACAGCCCCATCCAGAAGGAGGACTCCGATGAGCAACCTGACGCCTGA
- a CDS encoding DUF1302 domain-containing protein has product MGQQTLGYRSTLAAATAALLFLTPDLYAVNINFADGELRLNNRFIVGAGIRLEAPDKNTIGKLNLNPDLCPDDCLSLLLDPEPNQRLVDAPGAFVGANFDDGNLNYDRYDLINAQARLESGLTVFWGDAILNVSSMAFFDFVNTNFQETNTDLNFQPAHMERPNNLERTSGASLDLLEAKISYPFQFADTFFEFTIGQQRVRWGESTFLALGSLDQLNPPDQNRLNYPGSDIASVFRPSGLAVLSGELTPTFSVELVYQYDWERAEPASAGTFFSTNDIAGDGPYGVIGLGQTSEDPLFVGGFKNEIAQLLTSTSLNVPIDHESGEPRDSGQYGGRFSWYLPEFNGGTGLNFYAFNYHARLPYASVFATDESCLRTAPGNELPDSGDLALIGELLSGIGDQIPRLNLDDIGLEAATVLFNCGGGNGQGLGQVLADAIPGENQDPLPVDTLKAVIEYPEDIRMFGFDFNTQIGNWSLAGEYVFRPNQPLLVSLADTIFAGLQPALPDEDISLGALVVPSNRNAVPDFVQTRYRNDPPEANQYIPGYERFKTHQVGLTGIRVFSSSNWIFADQIILLTEAGFTYVQDMPSRDRLQLEGGGPNCTHASPGADGTGQPDGEPDPRSLNPTQATKCFADSFSTGYRILLQPQYNNLVFGWTFNPILGFFHDVKGVGPTPAQNHVEGRMQLLAGSEVTFAQGLRGRLLYQGYYMTGSEDRVSLLKDRDHLSLHLEYNF; this is encoded by the coding sequence ATGGGACAGCAGACTCTCGGGTACCGCAGCACCTTGGCCGCGGCCACTGCCGCGTTGTTATTTTTGACGCCCGATCTTTACGCCGTAAACATTAACTTCGCCGACGGTGAGCTGCGGCTCAACAATCGCTTCATCGTCGGCGCGGGCATACGCCTGGAGGCCCCGGACAAGAACACCATCGGCAAGCTGAACCTGAATCCGGACCTCTGCCCCGACGACTGCCTCTCCCTGCTACTCGACCCAGAGCCGAACCAACGGCTCGTCGACGCTCCGGGCGCCTTCGTCGGCGCCAACTTCGATGACGGCAATCTCAATTACGACCGCTACGACCTCATCAACGCCCAGGCGCGCCTTGAAAGCGGCCTGACCGTGTTCTGGGGTGACGCCATCCTCAACGTCTCGTCGATGGCCTTCTTCGATTTCGTCAATACGAACTTCCAGGAGACCAACACTGACCTCAACTTCCAGCCGGCGCACATGGAGAGGCCGAACAATCTCGAGCGCACCTCAGGCGCAAGCCTGGATTTGCTGGAAGCCAAGATCAGCTATCCGTTCCAGTTCGCCGATACCTTCTTCGAATTCACCATAGGCCAGCAACGCGTCCGATGGGGCGAATCCACCTTCCTCGCCCTGGGTAGTCTCGATCAGCTCAATCCGCCCGACCAGAATCGGCTCAACTATCCGGGCTCCGATATCGCCAGCGTCTTTCGACCGTCGGGCCTCGCCGTGCTTTCCGGTGAGCTGACGCCGACCTTCTCCGTCGAACTCGTATACCAGTACGACTGGGAGCGGGCGGAGCCGGCGAGCGCGGGCACCTTCTTCTCCACCAACGACATTGCCGGTGACGGGCCTTATGGCGTCATCGGCCTCGGTCAGACTTCCGAGGACCCCCTATTCGTCGGCGGTTTCAAGAACGAGATTGCCCAACTGCTGACCAGCACATCGCTGAACGTTCCCATCGATCACGAATCCGGCGAACCTCGCGATTCCGGGCAGTACGGCGGCCGATTCAGCTGGTACCTGCCCGAGTTCAACGGCGGCACCGGCCTGAATTTTTATGCCTTCAACTATCACGCCCGCCTGCCCTACGCGAGTGTTTTCGCGACCGACGAAAGCTGCCTGCGCACCGCCCCGGGCAACGAGCTTCCCGACTCGGGTGATCTCGCCTTGATCGGGGAATTACTCTCCGGCATCGGTGACCAGATCCCCCGGCTGAACCTGGACGACATCGGCTTGGAAGCGGCCACGGTCCTGTTCAACTGCGGTGGCGGTAACGGCCAAGGGCTCGGGCAAGTGCTTGCCGATGCCATTCCCGGCGAAAACCAGGACCCCCTGCCAGTGGATACGCTGAAAGCCGTTATCGAGTATCCGGAGGACATCCGGATGTTCGGTTTCGACTTCAACACGCAGATCGGCAACTGGTCACTAGCCGGAGAGTACGTCTTCCGCCCGAATCAGCCGCTACTCGTCTCGCTAGCGGACACGATCTTCGCCGGTCTGCAACCGGCGCTACCGGACGAGGACATCAGCCTTGGCGCGCTGGTCGTCCCCAGCAATCGCAACGCCGTCCCCGACTTCGTGCAGACCCGCTATCGCAACGATCCACCCGAGGCCAATCAGTACATTCCGGGCTACGAGCGCTTCAAGACGCACCAAGTGGGGCTGACCGGCATTAGGGTCTTTTCGAGCAGCAATTGGATCTTCGCCGATCAGATCATCCTCCTAACCGAAGCGGGCTTCACTTACGTCCAGGACATGCCCTCACGCGATCGCCTGCAGCTCGAAGGGGGCGGGCCTAACTGTACGCACGCCAGCCCGGGTGCCGACGGTACCGGCCAGCCAGATGGGGAACCGGACCCGCGCAGCTTGAACCCCACGCAGGCGACCAAATGCTTCGCCGACTCCTTCTCCACCGGCTACCGGATCCTGCTGCAGCCGCAGTACAACAACCTTGTCTTCGGTTGGACCTTCAACCCCATCCTGGGCTTCTTCCACGACGTCAAGGGCGTGGGCCCGACGCCGGCGCAGAATCACGTCGAAGGGCGCATGCAGCTGCTTGCGGGCAGTGAAGTCACCTTCGCGCAGGGGCTTCGAGGCCGACTGCTTTATCAAGGCTACTACATGACCGGCAGCGAGGATCGCGTCAGCCTACTCAAGGATCGCGACCATCTCTCGCTGCATCTGGAGTACAACTTCTGA
- a CDS encoding MerR family transcriptional regulator, whose amino-acid sequence MSQSAHPLPEGEPQLPPVPEKRYFAIGEVAQLCAVKPHVLRYWEQEFPQLKPSKRRGNRRYYQREDVYTVRNIRHLLYEEGFTISGARQRLQEFAALKQGKAVTSGSGSDQQDALREIRKELEAMLRLIERF is encoded by the coding sequence ATGAGCCAGAGCGCGCATCCGCTTCCCGAGGGCGAACCGCAGCTGCCGCCGGTTCCCGAGAAGCGCTATTTCGCTATCGGCGAGGTTGCGCAGCTCTGCGCCGTCAAGCCGCATGTGCTGCGCTACTGGGAACAGGAGTTCCCGCAACTTAAGCCTTCGAAGCGGCGGGGCAACCGGCGTTACTACCAGCGCGAGGACGTCTACACCGTCCGCAACATCCGACACCTGCTGTACGAGGAGGGCTTCACCATCAGCGGCGCGCGCCAGCGCCTGCAGGAGTTCGCAGCGCTAAAGCAGGGCAAGGCAGTCACCAGCGGCAGCGGCTCCGACCAGCAGGATGCGCTGCGCGAGATTCGCAAGGAGCTGGAGGCTATGCTCCGCCTCATCGAGCGCTTCTGA
- a CDS encoding integration host factor subunit alpha — MALTKAELAEALHDHVGLNKREAKEIVDLFFDTLGEALAGGETVRLSGFGNFELRDKPQRPGRNPKTGEEIPITARRVVTFRPGQKLRLRVDG; from the coding sequence TTGGCACTGACGAAGGCGGAGTTGGCGGAAGCGCTACATGATCACGTAGGTCTCAATAAGCGCGAGGCCAAAGAGATCGTGGACCTCTTCTTCGATACCCTGGGAGAAGCGCTTGCCGGTGGCGAAACCGTCCGGCTTTCCGGCTTCGGTAATTTCGAGTTGCGCGACAAGCCGCAACGCCCCGGACGCAACCCCAAGACCGGTGAAGAGATTCCTATTACCGCGCGTCGTGTCGTGACCTTCCGCCCAGGCCAGAAACTGCGCCTGCGTGTGGACGGCTAG